In Strongyloides ratti genome assembly S_ratti_ED321, scaffold srae_chrx_scaffold0000002, a single window of DNA contains:
- a CDS encoding Astacin-like metalloendopeptidase translates to MKPKVYIYIFTTISFIFIICLWLIYRNLSYNHNKIIVSNDIIFDDNHIDYKRDILKDQYDPWKSPIKYYVQSPVSAENVKKAIKEITDNTCIQFEEITEFINDTQGLFFKEYTSCSSQIGHVSQNYFQVINLASGCYEKPYLILHEIGHALGLVHEHSRIDRDDYVTINKNNMEAGEEANFKIRNYAFYKNYSTSYDFSALMHYGPYDFSTFWKGIFGYKVIESKLEREYDLMMGQRKKMTFNEYKQINLCYCNSCNWVNNTTGKRIRKTASTTSCKNGGYPDFNDCSKCICPTGYTGNFCEKIITSDEKCGPTSFNVNKTGTPIILQDKMNCYIFLKADSNKKISLQITYVNAPHNGDTCTEDIAYQVKYRKDKGATGLLLCGHHQKFITLKSESNSILLFYKGISGHSLMTFTFKQAD, encoded by the exons ATGAAGccaaaagtatatatttatatttttactactatttcttttatatttataatt tgtCTTTGGCTTATTTACCGAAATTTATCTTATAaccataataaaataatag taagcaatgatattatttttgacgATAATCATATTGATTACAAAagagatattttaaaagaccAATATGATCCATGGAAATCtccaattaaatattatgtcCAATCTCCTGTCTCAGCtgaaaatgtaaaaaaagcaataaaagaaataacagATAATACTTGCATACAATTTGAAGAAATAACAGAATTTATAAATGACACACAaggattattttttaaagaatatacaTCATGTTCTTCACAAATTGGTCATGTAAGCCAAAATTACTTTCAAGTTATTAACCTTGCATCAGGTTGTTACGAAAAACCCTATCTTATTTTACATGAAATAGGACATGCTTTAGGCTTGGTACATGAACATTCAAGGATTGATAGAGATGATTAtgttacaataaataaaaacaatatggAAGCAGGTGAAGAAGCAAACTTTAAAATACGTAATTAtgcattttataaaaattactcAACTTCCTACGATTTTTCTGCATTAATGCATTATGGACCATATGATTTTTCAACATTTTGGAAAGGAATTTTTGGTTATAAAGTCATAGAATCAAAATTGGAGCGAGAATATGATTTGATGATGGGGCAGCGTAAAAAAATGActtttaatgaatataaacaaattaatttatgttattGCAATTCTTGTAATTGGGTTAATAATACTACTGGTAAAAGAATAAGAAAAACAGCATCTACAACTTCATGCAAAAATGGTGGTTATCCAGATTTTAATGATTGTAGTAAATGTATTTGTCCTACTGGTTACACAGGAAATTTCTGTGAAAAAATCATTACAAGTGATGAAAAATGTGGTCCAACttcttttaatgttaataaaactGGAACCCCTATAATACTACAAGATAAAAtgaattgttatatttttttaaaagctgacagtaataaaaaaatttcactTCAAATAACCTATGTAAATGCACCACATAATGGAGATACTTGTACTGAAGACATTGCTTATCAAGTTAAATATAGAAAAGACAAAGGTGCTACTGGTTTGCTTTTATGTGGTCATCATCAGAAATTTATAACACTTAAATCTGAATCAAATTccattcttttattttacaaaggAATTTCTGGACATAGTTTAATgacttttacttttaaacaAGCTGactaa
- a CDS encoding Phosphate-regulating neutral endopeptidase, which produces MKSFFILVNFCFITILLIQKGLGSSEIDPEHLKYDADFISKTLQEYIDESVSPCDDFYQFTCGKWLQNKKLKEESNDIDSSSLIEYRFGTFLSGFINGDYNDQSKALNKLYKMLTLCWLESEERYDDICGKQVLSFATFGFVSFYLNKKINKEKIMLEYDALQKIFIQVKNEFKLVVEERKDLLDDESKEKILDKIQRLSFFTEFSDLALDNELMEQCYDFFTFNENESLEQMFENIKNYDSFIPDSATIKNRCKFVMSKKNAFYINANIMENAHYLQNENVIVIQPVFIKEPRFSLRYPNSFNYGSLGFVIGHEIVHGFDNIGVNHNINGTEKFKLLTENSEVKFNEATNCFEKQYNTTKEETTGINLNGFLTLGENIADNAGIKIAHKAYLKYLEKIGGEEPKIPGFEKYTGEQLFFINFARSLCHYTNNTNIIEAQLKSDHLPHKSRVMLTLANYKPFSNIFKCNSGTRMNPKDKCELWRMYKNF; this is translated from the exons atgaaatcattttttattttagtcaatttttgttttataacaatattgTTGATACAAAAAGGATTGGGATCAAGTGAGATAGATCCagaacatttaaaatacGATGCtgattttatttcaaaaactCTTCAAGAATATATTGATGAATCTGTAAGTCCTTGTGAtgatttttatcaatttactTGTGGAAAATggttacaaaataaaaaattaaaagaagaaaGTAATGATATTGATAGTTCTAGCTTAATAGAATATAGATTTGGAACATTTTTATCAG gtTTCATTAATGGTGATTATAATGATCAATCAAAagcattaaataaattatataaaatgctCACTCTTTGTTGGTTAGAATCTGAAGAAAGATATGATGATATTTGTGGAAAACAAGTACTCTCATTTGCAACTTTTGGTTttgtatctttttatttaaacaaaaaaattaataaagaaaaaataatgctTGAATATGATgcattacaaaaaatttttattcaagtTAAAAATGAGTTTAAATTAGTTGTAGAAGAAAGAAAAGATTTGTTGGATGATGAATCCAAAGAAAAAATTCTTGATAAAATTCAAcgtttatcattttttacgGAGTTTAGTGATCTTGCTCTTGATAATGAACTTATGGAACAATGCTACGacttttttacttttaatgaaaatgagAGTTTAGAACAAAtgtttgaaaatataaaaaattatgattcATTTATACCTGATAGTgcaactattaaaaatagatgTAAATTTGttatgtcaaaaaaaaatgcttttTACATTAATGCCAATATTATGGAAAATGCTCATTATTTGCAAAATGAAAATGTAATTGTTATCCAACcagtttttattaaagaacCTAGATTTAGTCTCAGATATCCtaattcatttaattatGGATCACTTGGTTTTGTTATTGGTCATGAAATTGTACATGGTTTTGATAATATAGGAGTAaatcataatattaatggtacagaaaaatttaaacttttaacaGAAAATTCTGAAGTAAAGTTTAATGAAGCAACAAATTGTTTTGAAAAACAATACAATACAACAAAAGAAGAAACAACTGGAATAAATTTGAATGGATTTTTAACATTAGGTGAAAACATTGCTGACAATGCTGGAATTAAAATTGCTCATAAAGcatacttaaaatatttagaaaaaattggTGGTGAAGAACCAAAAATACCTggatttgaaaaatatactggagaacaattattttttattaactttgcAAGATCGCTTTGTcattatacaaataatacaaatataatagAAGCTCAATTAAAATCTGACCATCTTCCTCACAAAAGTCGCGTTATGCTAACATTAGCAAACTATAAACCATTTTCAAACATTTTCAAATGTAATTCTGGTACTAGGATGAATCCAAAAGATAAATGTGAACTTTGGcgtatgtataaaaatttttaa
- a CDS encoding Extracellular ligand-binding receptor domain and GPCR, family 3, C-terminal domain and Periplasmic binding protein-like I domain-containing protein — MKILKTFIIFLFTFTIVYSEITNNDNLKDLCSVFDPFRISPEENKYQIGGAFPLHKDDCLTLRSDTVQDIVAIQWALSHWNQNNLNSDCKIGFYAGDSCSRNKETISQTLRFLDSIGYHEPKECEDTNNNGTQKFVFLISPKDANASIALGNILKTTNLPVGVYSTASLNSLINNNIKNIISTAPPVSAFIEMFAKIMSSLNSNLVTIVDNNDIETVDKVINQLKKYKIYVAEVVAYNDPLLKKVLKETDSKIILSILPKSELITSINDEEIVLLNKLWIAIPLDSEKINANDFYLYDNSSNLQIMILQKKINKYDNFKSYFLKVVKNNYESYALLVSYLQQIHKCVLDDKNIINKKKLTKNFSPKCSSLTIENMEDAYEQTETLENIILLTYGVSALAKSIENNDSLKLQCAKSSIDCLNIIFKELTNLKYNFGANDPIELNDLSISFYLSPYENNVMLLSDQIIDGYLVRPDFLLSQNTVNFDKICEYQMGEISKWMIYKMFNKISKDIKSTCPLYRSYCGKCQHTVQVIEDRYFLSIPKNYPIYIVGMFDFHYGENCKNLKTTTDISLPMAFVHTAWTFRQRYPQLKLLKHIDFGTMIADGCSSGKEAINFVVQSESTCYSFEQANRNITIVPGSTFGYISGVSGENQIALQHYFSDSSNDAPMVSIDGEHNSINKIFTTMPSNKNLGLVLLRFLRKMKWEFVSVILSENDYESLSAFKQFERMANDRGICIAEVINVNTNGGENVYVHGSNVTLMFTTSKDASEYLTGRLKRGFGSNGGNSRHGINNIVHVMIGDAHNFYLHDPTNVQNFIGTVSIQPKDVLYPDFKQWLEMITPLTLPESWYWTIVEEKWQCALLKKNKDLYGGKMCTGEELLDVSQLGRMTKTGYLARGMERLLFTMDAVYNQLCNDKNGICEEFLIKGRKQILQILLNTPIEDHFEIYEFLPKEDVKNGGYEFKKIGNWSIESGLRLQIFYKTYVNNEYQSTFHHISQCLPPLCKCFLDSTNFLLEPLNHITIEDGFQNLNEKQTFHSMISSNSYMHQEPTIASSKVGKYTSFFDHLTNGIWSHNPINYIILLINTVFLFLAIAILGLVIFKMYIRVVKGNQSLGITLLIGIIGLYITGYFFIFDATDIICRCRMISHGLSYTLCFGVMIAKATQLKNAETLGFSNVIHISYWNYWQLLFFIVGVQLALSLRWINEPFASTLLIDATSIDIDSGIMVCTYGHSEFILSHSYVIILLILTLFINSQNRNIKRNYKETKWLFAASIVCFIVWIGWITTYFIVPDIYKNYVIVFEIIFCGTVLLAFMFGPKIYILLSYEPVIVECQPNETIVNTKNDDNDLYEKNCEFDVRSGSPTLSSETGSCRSINFETKMTNLTKSSNSPASGIISDEDFDKQIFHTQMRKKKFETNNIKKI, encoded by the exons atgaaaatattgaaaacatttataatatttttatttacatttactATTGTATATAGtgaaataacaaataatgataatttgaAAGACCTTTGTTCTGTTTTTGATCCATTTAGAATTTCACCTGAAGAAAATAag tatCAAATTGGTGGAGCATTTCCATTACATAAAGATGATTGTTTAACTTTACGATCTGATACAGTTCAAGATATTGTCGCAATTCAATGGGCCTTATCCCATTGGAATCAAAATAATCTTAATAGTGATTGTAAAATTGGTTTTTATGCTGGTGATAGTTGTTCAAGGAATAAAGAAACAATTTCACAAACACTACGATTTCTTGATTCTATTGGATACCATGAACCAAAAGAATGTGAagatacaaataataatggtacacaaaaatttgtttttcttaTTTCACCAAAAGATGCTAATGCTTCTATTGCTCTTgggaatattttaaaaacaacaaATTTACCAGTTGGGGTTTACTCCACAGCATCtttaaattcattaataaataataatataaaaaatattatttcaactGCACCACCAGTTAGTGCATTTATCGAG atgTTTGCAAAAATAATGTCATCTTTAAACTCAAATCTAGTTACAATTGTCGATAACAATGATATTGAAACTGTAGATAAAGTTataaatcaattaaaaaaatataaaatttatgttgCCGAAGTTGTTGCTTATAATGAtccattattaaaaaaagtacttAAAGAAACAgatagtaaaataattttatcaattttaccAAAATCAGAATTAATAACAAGTATTAATGATGaagaaattgttttattaaataaattatggaTAGCAATACCATTAGATagtgaaaaaataaatgctaatgatttttatttatatgataattcatcaaatttgcaaataatgatattacaaaaaaaaattaataaatatgataattttaaatcatattttttaaaagtggtaaaaaataattatgaatCTTATGCATTATTAGTTTCATATTTACAACAA attcATAAATGTGTATTAGATGAtaagaatataataaataaaaaaaaattaactaaaaatttttcaccTAAATGTAGTAGTCTTACTATTGAAAATATGGAAGATGCTTATGAACAAACAGAAacattagaaaatataattttattgacaTATGGTGTATCAGCTTTAGCAAAgtcaattgaaaataatgattcattaaaattacaatgCGCAAAATCATCAATTgattgtttaaatataatatttaaggaactaacaaatttaaaatataattttggaGCAAATGATCCTATAGAATTAAATGACTTatcaatatcattttatttatcaccatatgaaaataatgttatgTTATTGTCAGATCAAATAATTGATGGTTATTTAGTTAGACcagattttttattatcacaaaatacagttaattttgataaaatttgtGAATATCAAATGGGTGAAATTTCAAAATGgatgatatataaaatgtttaataaaatttctaaagaTATTAAATCAACATGTCCATTATATAGATCATATTGTGGAAAATGTCAACATACTGTTCAAGTAATTGAAgatagatattttttatcaataccTAAAAATTATCCAATATATATTGTTGGAATGTTTGATTTTCATTATGGtgaaaattgtaaaaatctTAAAACAACAACAGATATATCATTACCAATGGCATTTGTTCATACAGCATGGACATTTAGACAAAGATATccacaattaaaattattaaaacacaTTGATTTTGGAACAATGATTGCTGATGGATGTTCTTCTGGTAAAGAAGCTATTAATTTTGTCGTTCAATCAGAATCAACATGTTATAGTTTTGAACAAGCTAATAGAAATATAACTATTGTTCCTGGTAGTACATTTGGATATATTTCAGGTGTTTCAGGAGAAAATCAAATTGCTTTACAACATTATTTTTCTGATTCATCTAATGATGCACCAATGGTTTCTATTGATGGTGAACATaattcaattaataaaatatttacaacaatgcctagtaataaaaatttaggtTTAGTATTATTACGTTTCTTAAGAAAAATGAAATGGGAATTTGTTTCTGTTATTTTATCAGAAAATGATTATGAATCATTAAGTGCTTTTAAACAATTTGAAAGAATGGCAAATGATAGAGGTATTTGTATAGCTGAAgttattaatgttaatacAAATGGGGGTGAAAATGTATATGTACATGGAAGTAATGTTACATTAATGTTTACAACATCAAAAGATGCTTCTGAATATCTTACAGGTCGTTTAAAAAGAGGTTTTGGATCAAATGGTGGTAATAGTAGACAtggaataaataatattgttcaTGTTATGATTGGTGATgctcataatttttatttacatgaTCCAACAAatgtacaaaattttattggtaCTGTTTCTATTCAACCAAAAGATGTTCTTTATCCTGATTTTAAACAATGGTTAGAAATGATTACACCATTAACATTACCTGAATCATGGTATTGGACAATTGTTGAAGAAAAATGGCAATGtgcattattaaaaaaaaataaagatttatatGGAGGAAAAATGTGTACAGGTGAAGAATTATTAGATGTTTCTCAATTAGGTCGTATGACTAAAACAGGTTATTTAGCAAGAGGAATGGAAAGATTACTTTTTACAATGGATGCTGTATATAATCAACTttgtaatgataaaaatggtatttgtgaagaatttttaattaaaggtAGAAAACAAATacttcaaattttattaaatacacCAATTGAGGatcattttgaaatatatgaATTTTTACCTAAAGAAGATGTTAAAAATGGTGgatatgaatttaaaaaaataggtAATTGGTCAATAGAATCAGGTTTAcgtttacaaatattttataaaacatatgTAAATAATGAATATCAAAGTACATTTCATCATATATCACAATGTCTTCCACCACTTTGTAAATGTTTCTTAGAttcaacaaattttttactagAACCATTAAATCATATTACAATTGAAGATggatttcaaaatttaaatgaaaaacaaACATTTCATTCAATGATTTCAAGTAATTCGTATATGCATCAAGAACCAACAATAGCATCATCAAAAGTTGGTAAATATACATCATTTTTTGATCATTTAACAAATGGAATATGGTCACATAAtccaataaattatattatattattaataaatacagTTTTCCTATTCTTAGCAATAGCAATATTAGGattagtaatatttaaaatgtatatacGTGTTGTTAAAGGTAATCAATCATTAGGAATAACATTACTTATTGGAATTATTGGTCTTTATATAACaggatatttttttatttttgatgcAACTGATATAATTTGTAGATGTCGAATGATATCACATGGATTATCATATACATTATGTTTTGGTGTTATGATAGCAAAAGCAacacaattaaaaaatgctGAAACATTAGGATTTTCAAATGTTATACATATAAGTTATTGGAATTATTggcaattattattttttattgttggTGTTCAATTAGCATTAAGTCTTCGATGGATTAATGAACCATTTGCTTCAACATTATTAATTGATGCTACATCAATAGATATAGATTCAGGTATAATGGTATGTACATATGGACATAgtgaatttattttatcacattcatatgttattattcttttaatattaacattatttattaattcacaaaatagaaatattaaaagaaattataaagaaacaAAATGGTTATTTGCTGCATCAATAGTATGTTTTATTGTATGGATTGGATGGATTAcaacatattttattgtacCAGATATATATAAG aattATGTTATTGTATTTGAGATAATATTTTGTGGAACTGTATTATTAGCATTTATGTTTGGaccaaaaatttatatattattatcatatgaACCTGTAATTGTTGAATGTCAACCAAATGAAACAATTGTTAATActaaaaatgatgacaatgatttatatgaaaaaaattgtgaATTTGATGTTAGAAGTGGATCACCTACTTTATCTTCTGAAACAGGTAGTTGTCgatcaattaattttgaaaCAAAAATGACAAATCTAACAAAATCAAGTAACTCTCCAGCATCCGGTATTATAAGTGATGAAGATTTT gataaacaaatatttcatacacaaatgagaaaaaaaaaatttgaaacaaataatattaaaaaaatttga
- a CDS encoding Phospholipase A2, which yields MNHQKFIVILFVIGITFVKYCKTNNVFNVSVKALWNLNMMAECELGYSAFIYNNYGCWCGAGGSGKPIDGIDECCMMHDKCYDAAIYGKVCYDVPYEYLDDYSWNCNDHVANCKPDLTGCGKVLCKCDKMVVECWKKYEKPNKKPSCKKSL from the exons ATGAATCaccaaaaatttattgtcatATTGTTTGTTATTGGTATTacatttgtaaaatattgtaaaactAATAATGTATTTAATGTTAGTGTTAAAGCTTTATGGAATTTAAATATGATGGCAGAATGTGAACTTGGTTATAGTGCATTCATATACAATAATTATGGATGTTGGTGTGGTGCTGGTGGATCAGGAAAACCAATAGATGGAATTGATGAATGCTGTATGATGCATGATAAATGTTATGATGCTGCTATATATGGAAAAGTTTGTTATGATGTTCCATACGAATATCTTGATGATTATAGTTGGAATTGTAATGATCATGTTGCCAATTGTAAAC cTGATTTAACTGGATGTGGTAAAGTATTATGTAAATGTGATAAAATGGTTGTTGAGTGCTggaaaaaatatgaaaaaccAAATAAAAAACCTTCTTGCAAGAAATctttataa